The genome window AAGCACCGAAAGCTTGCATGCTTTCCTGGGAAATTGCCCCTGGGTAGCGCCCTGGGAAGGCTCAGCCATGGGTGGGGGCGTGAAAACATTTCCGTTTCTAAAATAGCAGATGACAGTTCTGTGCGGAAGTCACCGACCTAGGGAACAACTCGCGCGTTTTAGAAGCGAACTATGGATGCTTGTCCACAAGGCATCATTCAAGGACttgctattttcttctttgaaaaaaaattttcttcctaGTTTTCTTTGGAACAATCGAAATGgatctgcctttttaaaatatgttttccccAGGCAGTTCCATTTCCAAGTAGGCGGCGCGCTCTCGGGCCGCTCCGCTCCGCGCACTCACCCGCTCGCTGCTCCTCGGGGTACAGCCGGTGGTCGGCGGCCTCCGCGCGGCCCGGAGCGTAGTGCTGCTGCCCCGAGGGCGGCGGCCTCTTGGACTCGCCAGAGTGGTACTTCTTGAGCTCCTGAATGAGCTCCACGATGAGCCGCAGCAGGGTCTGCCTGTCCGTGGCCTCCCTGGGCTCCGCGAGCCCCCGGCCGGGCCCCGCGGCGCCCAACACgagcagcagccccagcagaAGCGGGCGCCCGGGCCCGCGCATCGTGCGCTCGGTCGGCGGGCTAGGAGGGTCCGCGCGCCTGGAGCTCGCTCGCTGTAGGGACAGTGGGTGGGGACACGAGGGGACAAAGTCGGAGGGCTGGCGAGGAgggacagtgggggtggggggagcgtgAGGAGAGACCCCTGCCGCTCGCACCACGGCTGCCCAGGCTCCCTGACCCCCACGGTCCCGCGTTAATCCCCGCGACCCCCGCTAATCCCCGAGGATCCCGGTACCCCCGGCCGAGCCAGCAGATGAGGGGCCGGGGGAGGGAGGTTGGGCAGTGGTCACCAGGACCCGCCCGAGGTCCCACCCGCGGGAAGGCGCAGAGCCGGGCCTCCTCTGCGCTCCGGGAGCGGCGGCCTCGCCCTCCTCCAGCCCACGTCCCGCCCCCGCCGCTGGCCCCCTAACTTTCGGGAACGGCACATCCGCCAGCTCCTCGGAGCGCAGGGCGGCCGCACAACTTTCTGGAACCTCCAGAAACCATGCGGAGCTGTGCGGCAGGCGGGCAGGCGTTTGTGGGGTACGCCTCGCACCCCATCCCTCCGAGGAGGCAGCGTCGCGCGCCCGGTCGGCCACTGCGCTTAAGTTTCCAGCAGCGCCTTTGTGTGATGGTCGCCCCCCCACCCTGTGTCCCTGAATTCCACCGGGGAGCCCCGCGCCAGAATCCTCGCCCCGGCCGCCTGACCACTGTGCAAGGTTCTTGAAACCCCTCGGCCCTCCGCGGCTGGGGAGTGGTCGGGGCCACCGACGCGCCGCGCCCGCCCAGTTACCTGTCTCTGCGCCTGGAGCCACGGGCGTCCTCCGGCGTCTGTCCGCTGCGTCCTGCTACTCCATGCCCGGAGGCGCCCCGGCCTGCGGAGCGCACTGGACGCGCCCGCCCGCAGCTCAGAGCGCTGCACCGCGGCCTCCTGGGGTGCGCGCCGGAGCCGAGTCCAGCCTCGGACCTCTGGGCGTCTCTTATCCCCGCGCCTGCCGACGTCAGGCCGGTCCCGAGGGCTCCGCGCCGGCTTTAATTAGAAGCCACTGAAGTGTTCGTGCCCCCCTGCGGATCTTCGTCAGACCCCCCCACGCCCCATCTCCCTCCCAGCTCTCCCCACCTCGTCCGGCTCCCCCTCCTTCATCTCCTccacacctcccctccccagctctcctAGCTGCCCGTCTCCGtgtctccttcctccatcccaccgtctctcctttcccccttctcccccatctcccgtctacctctccccctcccctctcccgtCTTCTCCCCCCTTTCCCCATCTCCCGCTCTAGTTCTCCTCTGCAGgtcctctccccatctccctccgCTCCCCCTCTCCCCAAGTCCCTCCCCATGTCCCCTCCCCATGTCCCTCCCTCATCGCCCCTCCCgtgctcctctcctccctccccatctcccccacctcctccacctcccctcccccatctcccccaccgcccctcctccatctcccctcccccatctcccccacctctcctctccctcccatccACCAGCTCCATcgcccccctcctccctcccataCCTGGTCCCTTTCCTACCTCCCCTTCACCCCCTCCCCTCAGTCTGTTTCCCTCCGTTCCTGTCACTTGTGACAGGATGAGAAGAACCGCCTTTACCAGGAACTCAGATCTGTTTTTGTCTAAATGTAGATCTTGGGCTATTAAAAAAGAAGCTGCTTGGTCGCCTCCACATTTAATAAGTCAATTAACGTCTCGGTTTCTGAGGGATCTGCCGGCGTGGCCTGGGCCACTCTCAGCACCACGGTGGTCAGCAGTGACCCTTGTCTGTGCAAGGCCGGTTGGAGGAGGGACAGCCACAGGGCGGGGGGCTGGCTAGGGGTCAGGGAAGGCAACGCTCCTGGAAACTCAGGGTGCACGAGTGGGTGCCTGGTCTGGACGGGCAGCAGCCTTCCCCGCTCCACCCCGGCAGTCCCCTACCCCCCAGAACCCGAGCGGGACGAGCCAGGCCCCTCTGGCTGCGGACCCTCCAGGCTGGACCCTCGCTTCCCTTCTTGGGAAGCCCCTGGGAGCTTCCCTCCAGGCTCACGCCCTCCAGAAAGTTTTGGTTCTTTAGATGTTGGCAGGCACATTGTGAGTTCAACAATCTATCtcctgtaattattattattttttttggtaaaatgtattATCAATGCACTGCGCACTTTCCCATTGTATTGGCGCTTTCTGGGCAAGAGCTGGACCTGCGCCAAGTCAGCGATCTGATTGGGAAAGGTGTTTAGCACAATACCAGAAAGGGAGAGTGGGGGCCGGAAGGAAAAGCCTCCAGCATTAGCGGGGCGGCTGCGCAGCGGGAGCGGGAGCGCCAAGGTCCCCGTGACAGAATAGGCCCGCCCGAGGTGTGCGGTCTCTGTGGCTCTGCTTCCATCTCCATCTCCCTCCCTTCACGAGGTCTGTTTCCTCGGGAGGACCAAGTGTTTGGCAGAGTGAGGGTGGGGTAAATagaacagagaaggaagatgatACAATGTATCACCTGCCCCCACACTTATGGGGGGTAAGTGTTGATAGGCTCTCTTTGAAAACCAAATCAAACGGTTTGATTTCTCAGGGAGCATTTTTTTGCAAGCCACATGACTAAAACGTGAACGTTTGTGTTAAGATATACTcgacaaaaagtaaaaattcatatCAAACATCTTAGgcagataaaatgaaatgtttttccttttgcccTTTCTGTGTGAAAAGTAATGTACACTCCTCTTGCAAGAGCGCCGCCTAGTGACAAAACGCCCCCCTGCGGTGCCCCTCTTGGAGCCCAGCCCCTGGTAGGGTGCATGGCCCGTCTCCAGCATGTGAAGCTTCTATTGTAAGACATTTTGGTGTAAaacttttttggggaaaaaatcttGCTGCCGtgaaaaagagaacaggaaattATCCCTACctcatgttattttaaatttacatagaatctgtcctttttaaaagtattttacaaaatcaaaagctacatttttttcttaaaaataccaGTAAGAACTAtctcccctccccaaattctACCAACCAGGGAGTCCTTGCTGGTAATTAATAATATCCGtttttccttttgcagttttTAATGGGGCAGACGAATGGATTCCTGAATGACCGCTGTCACCGCCCACCTTACAGGCCAGAACTTCAGCCAGAGGAATGAGGTACTCATGCGCGTAAACACCAGCAGCAAAGCGGGTACTGGGCTGGTGGTCTTAATTCACTCCTGTTTGCCAAGCTCTGCTGGCATAACTCAAAGTGTCCCTCACGTTGTATAAGCCGTTTTACAGACTTTTTCTACTTAATAAGAGTGCAGTGCGCTAATGTATAATGTTGCTGAGCTTTTCAATATATGGTGGTGTCAGGATGAACCTCTTGCAGTTCTCCAAGCAGCAGAAATGTGTGTGGTGTGCCCACTGTCAGCACCACCTGATCGGCAAATCTGACATCTGTGCTGGTTACGGCCCGGCAAAGTGCATGTACACTGGTTTACAGGAAACTGTGACGTTGTGTTTACCAAATTGCGTAGTCTCTCCACTTCTTTTTGCGTAAAGCGAGGGCATTGGGCTGCATGGCCTTTAAAGGCTAAAGCTCTAGCATTCTGTGATTGCTAACAAAAGgtctcaaaacaacaaaatgcagCCTTCCTACAAAAAGCTGAAGCTAATTCTCTTGAAATAATCAGTATAAATTTCACCAGCAATTTTCAGACAAGAGgtgacatatttatattaaataatttaacttCCTCTTTAAGTAAGTGAACAACTTTTTACTATGAGGGGTCCAAAGAAGGTAAGAGAGAAAATTAAGCGACAAATTATATTCTAGCATTATTGGCAAAAAATAGctaatgatttcttttgctggATTTGATCCAGTTTTGTCTCCTTTTAAGAACGCTATATTGGGTTGggtcataaaaagaaaactaaccaGACAGGGAAAACTTGTGTTGAAAC of Rhinolophus sinicus isolate RSC01 linkage group LG05, ASM3656204v1, whole genome shotgun sequence contains these proteins:
- the ALKAL2 gene encoding ALK and LTK ligand 2, translated to MRGPGRPLLLGLLLVLGAAGPGRGLAEPREATDRQTLLRLIVELIQELKKYHSGESKRPPPSGQQHYAPGRAEAADHRLYPEEQRAEIVPRDLRMKDKFLKHLTGPLYFSPKCSKHFHRLYHNTRDCTIPAYYKRCARLLTRLAVSPVCMEG